The Oscillatoria acuminata PCC 6304 genomic interval ACTCTGAACCGGCACTCCCTAGAAACTCATTTAGTTCAGTTTTTATCGGCAAATGGAGAAATCCAACTGCCTTCTCTGATTGACTATCTGCGATCGCACTCTTGTCTAATTATCCTGGATGAACTTCAGGAACTCTTTGCCGATGGGGAATTAGCCGGAACCTATCTGCCTGAGTGCCAAGATTATGGCAAATTCTGGGAACACATTGCCCGATCGCCTCACCAGAGTTGCTTCCTTCTCCTCAGTTGGGAAACCCCGACAGAAATCACCAGCTTAGAAAGGGAAAATCGTCACTGTCGTAGTTTAAAATTGCCAGGTTTGGGAGAATCTGCGCTAGAAATCTTGAACTCTAAAGGATTAACTGATCCAGATAAATGGGGGGAACTGATCCGGATTTATGGTGGTAATCCTTCCTGGTTAAATATCATTGCTTCTACGATTCAAGATTTATTTGATGGCAGTGTCGATCGCTTTTTATCCTATCCCAGTCTGTTTATGGGAGACTTGGAATCCAGATTGCAAGGGTATTATCAACGGTTGTCGGAGTCGGAAAAACTTGTAATCCGCTGGTTGGTGAATCAGGAAGCATCGGATATTTTTCAAAAACCGGCTGAGTTGGCTTTGTCTGATGCTGAGTTTTTGAAGGCAGTGCAGTCTTTGAAGAAGCGGGGGTTAATTGAAAAGGTGACCGGGAATGGATTGTCTCTGTTTGCAGTGCAGTTTTTATTTAAAGCGTATTTAATAGGGGGAGGGAACGACTGAAGTCGTTACTACAAACAATTGAACCCACATTCCGCAGGTTTAATTGCTGATTTTTTCT includes:
- a CDS encoding NB-ARC domain-containing protein, which codes for MDVQEVLQWADELLLTKTGSHLNSLQQAVLAGVWNSQKYREIAEEYHCTEANVKRVAGNLWQLISEELEEKVNKSNFRATMERVYISNSNVSNNFLHSKFVGSSINLCGENWHPGEASQNRSPSTPSNQKPEKRHDFTEAPEIIPVDNRSHEITRLKHWILYDKIRIVNLFGLPGMGKTAVARELVEQIKDNFDYILWRNCTHTLNRHSLETHLVQFLSANGEIQLPSLIDYLRSHSCLIILDELQELFADGELAGTYLPECQDYGKFWEHIARSPHQSCFLLLSWETPTEITSLERENRHCRSLKLPGLGESALEILNSKGLTDPDKWGELIRIYGGNPSWLNIIASTIQDLFDGSVDRFLSYPSLFMGDLESRLQGYYQRLSESEKLVIRWLVNQEASDIFQKPAELALSDAEFLKAVQSLKKRGLIEKVTGNGLSLFAVQFLFKAYLIGGGND